A region from the Halobacillus mangrovi genome encodes:
- the glnA gene encoding type I glutamate--ammonia ligase produces MGLTKEEIYKKIDEENVRFIRLQFTDMLGTIKNVEIPLSQLDKALDGMMMFDGSSIEGFVRIEESDMYLVPDLDTFVVFPWTSEKGKVARFICDIYNPDKTPFEGCPRYNLKRNIKKMEKLGFSAFNIGTEPEFFLFKLDQSGDPTMELNDKGGYFDLAPTDLGENCRRDIVLELEEMGFEIEASHHEVAPGQHEIDFKYSDAVKHCDDIQTFKLVVKTIARQHGLHATFMPKPLFGVNGSGMHANMSLFNESGNAFFDENGKEQLSDVAYQFTAGIIKHATNFTAVTNPTVNSFKRLVPGYEAPCYVAWSGQNRSPLVRVPTSRGLSTRIEVRSVDPAANPYMAMAVLLAAGLDGVENKLDAPAPVDRNIYVMDKKEREAHGVKDLPATLYDALVELQKDSIMVEALGEHLFEHFIEAKEIEWDMFRTQVHPWEREQYLQTY; encoded by the coding sequence ATGGGTTTGACTAAAGAAGAAATCTACAAAAAAATTGATGAAGAAAACGTCCGGTTTATCCGACTGCAATTTACGGATATGCTCGGTACAATTAAAAACGTGGAAATCCCACTAAGCCAGTTAGACAAAGCACTAGACGGAATGATGATGTTTGATGGATCGTCCATAGAAGGATTCGTTCGAATTGAAGAATCTGATATGTACCTGGTGCCAGATTTAGATACATTCGTCGTTTTCCCTTGGACATCGGAAAAAGGGAAAGTGGCACGATTCATTTGTGACATATACAACCCAGACAAGACTCCATTTGAAGGCTGTCCGCGTTATAATTTGAAGCGCAACATCAAGAAAATGGAGAAACTTGGATTTTCCGCCTTCAACATCGGAACAGAGCCAGAATTCTTCTTGTTTAAGCTAGATCAATCAGGAGATCCTACAATGGAGTTAAATGATAAAGGTGGGTACTTCGACCTTGCTCCTACAGATCTAGGTGAAAATTGCCGCCGTGATATCGTTCTTGAACTAGAAGAAATGGGTTTTGAAATTGAAGCTTCTCACCATGAAGTAGCTCCAGGACAGCATGAAATTGACTTTAAATACTCCGATGCTGTGAAACACTGTGATGATATTCAGACATTTAAATTAGTTGTTAAGACAATCGCGCGTCAGCATGGATTGCATGCAACCTTTATGCCAAAGCCTCTATTTGGTGTGAACGGATCCGGAATGCACGCAAACATGTCCTTATTCAACGAAAGCGGAAATGCGTTCTTCGATGAAAACGGCAAGGAACAACTTTCAGATGTGGCGTATCAGTTCACAGCTGGAATTATTAAACATGCCACAAACTTTACAGCTGTAACGAACCCTACAGTGAACTCCTTCAAGCGTCTAGTGCCCGGGTATGAAGCCCCTTGTTATGTCGCTTGGTCCGGCCAAAACCGTAGTCCACTTGTACGCGTACCGACTTCTCGTGGTCTCAGCACGCGTATTGAGGTGCGTAGTGTTGACCCGGCAGCGAACCCTTACATGGCAATGGCTGTGCTATTAGCTGCAGGGCTTGATGGTGTGGAGAATAAATTGGATGCTCCTGCGCCGGTTGACCGAAATATCTATGTGATGGATAAAAAAGAGCGTGAAGCGCACGGTGTTAAAGACCTTCCAGCGACACTTTACGATGCCCTCGTTGAGCTGCAGAAGGATTCGATTATGGTTGAAGCCCTTGGGGAGCACCTATTCGAGCATTTTATTGAAGCGAAAGAAATTGAATGGGATATGTTCCGTACGCAAGTCCATCCTTGGGAACGCGAACAATACTTACAAACGTATTAA
- a CDS encoding MerR family transcriptional regulator → MSDEIRRSMPLFPMGIVQSLTDLTARQIRYYEQHELIYPARSEGNRRLFSFNDVDRLLEIKDLIDQGVNMAGIKKVLKLNEQPKNEAYDEEQVQEVHNELSEKELRRMLQQELFTAGRQGKLGIRQGELSRFFH, encoded by the coding sequence ATGAGTGATGAAATTCGTCGTTCTATGCCGTTGTTCCCGATGGGGATTGTTCAATCTTTAACGGATCTTACTGCTCGCCAGATTCGATATTATGAACAGCACGAGCTGATTTATCCTGCGCGATCAGAAGGCAACCGCCGTTTATTCTCGTTCAATGATGTCGATCGATTGTTAGAAATCAAAGACCTCATTGACCAAGGAGTGAATATGGCGGGTATTAAGAAGGTTCTTAAGCTTAACGAGCAGCCGAAGAACGAAGCATATGATGAGGAACAGGTTCAAGAAGTTCATAATGAACTTTCTGAGAAAGAACTTCGCCGTATGCTCCAACAAGAACTATTCACCGCGGGACGACAAGGTAAATTAGGTATTCGGCAGGGAGAATTATCTAGGTTCTTCCATTAA
- a CDS encoding methionine gamma-lyase family protein — protein sequence MNIQEVIRQAEEEIIHKHKEVNQIVEENQANVLNAFQKLRVSDSHFNPTTGYGYDDFGRDTLEALYAEIFKAEDALVRPQLISGTHAITTALFGVLRPGDELLYITGEPYDTLHEVVGKKGGKDTGSLRDFGVSYNSIPITKEGSFDVERIRETISPETKIVAIQRSKGYDDRPSFTIEEISQMIKEVRQVKSDAVIFVDNCYGEFVETREPIEAGADLIAGSLIKNPGGGIARIGGYIAGRKDLIELCSYRLTAPGLGKETGASLNSLQEMYQGIFLAPHVVGEALKGAIFTAKFLETLGFNTNPSFDAKRTDLIQSVNFETAEQMVRFCQAIQQASPVNSHVLPQPSAMPGYEDDVIMAAGTFIQGASLELTADGPIRPPYTAFIQGGLTYAHVKIAVNQAVAHLIEDGIFTPVR from the coding sequence GTGAATATACAAGAAGTAATAAGACAAGCAGAAGAAGAAATTATTCATAAACACAAGGAAGTTAACCAAATCGTCGAAGAGAACCAGGCAAATGTTTTGAACGCTTTCCAAAAGTTGAGGGTGAGCGACTCCCATTTTAACCCAACGACAGGCTATGGTTATGATGACTTTGGGCGGGATACATTAGAAGCTTTGTATGCGGAAATATTTAAAGCTGAAGATGCGCTTGTCCGCCCTCAGCTTATTTCTGGCACGCATGCCATCACAACAGCCTTGTTCGGAGTCTTAAGACCGGGGGACGAGCTTTTATACATCACTGGCGAGCCATATGACACGCTACACGAAGTGGTTGGGAAAAAAGGCGGTAAAGACACTGGGTCGTTAAGAGATTTCGGAGTTTCCTACAACTCGATTCCTATTACAAAGGAAGGCTCGTTTGATGTAGAACGAATAAGAGAAACGATCTCTCCTGAGACTAAGATTGTCGCTATCCAACGATCGAAAGGTTATGATGACCGGCCCTCTTTTACTATCGAAGAGATCTCTCAGATGATTAAGGAAGTGCGGCAAGTTAAATCGGATGCAGTAATTTTCGTTGACAATTGCTACGGCGAGTTTGTAGAAACACGCGAGCCTATTGAAGCTGGAGCAGATTTGATTGCTGGTTCGCTGATTAAAAATCCTGGTGGAGGTATTGCCAGGATCGGAGGATACATAGCAGGAAGAAAAGACCTAATTGAGTTGTGCAGTTATCGTCTTACCGCCCCAGGATTAGGAAAAGAAACAGGAGCAAGCTTGAATAGTTTGCAGGAAATGTATCAAGGGATCTTTTTGGCTCCGCATGTAGTTGGAGAGGCCTTAAAAGGAGCCATTTTTACAGCGAAGTTTTTAGAGACGTTAGGCTTTAATACGAACCCATCATTCGATGCGAAAAGGACAGACCTGATTCAATCGGTCAATTTCGAAACCGCAGAGCAAATGGTCCGCTTTTGTCAGGCGATTCAACAAGCTTCCCCTGTTAATTCTCATGTTCTCCCTCAGCCTAGTGCAATGCCTGGATATGAGGACGACGTCATAATGGCAGCAGGTACGTTCATCCAGGGAGCAAGTTTGGAATTAACGGCAGACGGGCCTATTCGTCCACCTTATACCGCTTTTATTCAAGGTGGATTGACCTACGCACATGTAAAAATTGCAGTCAACCAAGCAGTGGCACACTTGATCGAAGACGGAATATTCACCCCGGTCAGGTAG
- the hflX gene encoding GTPase HflX: MKAKEQVILVARKNPQEQEERFQSSLEELQSLTETANGEVCKVITQNRDRVHPATYLGQGKLEEIKIAADEIDADLVIFNDELSPGQLRNITDRIERRVIDRSQLILDIFAGRARTKEGKLQVELAQLQYLLPRLAGQGTELSRLGGGIGTRGPGETKLETDRRHIQRRIDDIKTRLNTVVKQREQYRKRRKENMAFQIAIVGYTNAGKSTFFNRVTESESFEEDLLFATLDPLTRQMSLPSGFQALISDTVGFIQDLPTTLIAAFRSTLEEVTEADFIIHMVDASHPDHIQQERTVLHLLEELEAGHLPILTVYNKKDLLNDDFIPNIHPSLTVSVHDRIDIKRILDKVEVVLKEEWYEYDLFLPASDGKLLQQFKKYSMITSLQFLEDKEGYALHGFIHPEHPLRHQIL; encoded by the coding sequence ATGAAGGCAAAAGAACAAGTCATCCTCGTAGCAAGAAAAAATCCACAAGAACAAGAAGAACGGTTTCAATCTTCTCTCGAAGAGCTTCAGTCCTTAACGGAAACTGCTAATGGAGAAGTATGTAAAGTTATTACTCAAAATAGAGACCGGGTTCACCCGGCTACATATCTAGGACAAGGAAAGCTTGAAGAAATTAAAATAGCTGCAGATGAGATCGATGCTGATCTTGTTATTTTCAATGATGAGCTTTCCCCTGGTCAGTTAAGGAATATAACGGATCGAATTGAACGTCGCGTTATTGATCGCAGTCAACTTATTTTGGATATCTTTGCTGGGCGTGCCCGTACCAAGGAAGGGAAGCTTCAAGTAGAATTAGCTCAGCTTCAATATTTATTACCACGGCTCGCTGGACAGGGGACCGAACTTTCTCGTCTTGGTGGCGGGATTGGCACTCGCGGACCTGGTGAAACGAAACTGGAGACCGACCGCCGGCATATTCAGAGAAGGATAGATGATATTAAAACAAGGCTGAATACAGTTGTGAAACAGCGAGAACAGTACCGAAAACGCCGAAAAGAAAACATGGCTTTTCAAATCGCAATTGTCGGCTATACCAATGCAGGGAAATCAACGTTCTTTAATCGAGTAACAGAAAGTGAATCCTTTGAAGAGGATCTGTTGTTTGCTACGCTTGACCCTTTAACAAGGCAAATGAGTCTTCCATCAGGTTTTCAAGCGCTCATCTCTGATACAGTTGGGTTCATCCAGGACCTCCCTACAACATTGATTGCTGCGTTTCGTTCGACTCTTGAGGAAGTTACAGAAGCAGATTTTATCATTCATATGGTAGATGCCTCACACCCTGATCATATCCAGCAGGAACGAACTGTATTGCATTTATTAGAAGAATTGGAAGCAGGTCATCTCCCAATCCTTACCGTTTACAATAAGAAGGACCTACTGAATGATGATTTCATCCCAAATATCCATCCATCATTAACCGTCAGTGTCCATGACCGAATTGATATTAAACGCATACTGGATAAAGTAGAAGTCGTGTTAAAAGAAGAGTGGTACGAATATGACCTATTTTTGCCAGCCTCAGATGGTAAGCTGCTACAGCAGTTTAAAAAGTACAGCATGATTACATCACTGCAATTTTTAGAAGATAAAGAAGGGTATGCTCTTCATGGATTTATTCATCCAGAGCACCCGCTAAGACATCAGATTTTATAA
- a CDS encoding AAA family ATPase, with the protein MQSQAKAVKPGTINIVLNESKGKETPVQQVQSKENTLTPFRKIDDYFSSIIGMENLKVRIKEIYAQVLVAQKRKDVGLKSNGQVLHMVFKGNPGTGKTTIARMVAKLFSEIDVLEKGHFIEADRSDLVGEYIGHTAQKTKDLIHKSLGGVLFIDEAYSLARGGEKDFGKEAIDTIVKCMEDHHDELIIILAGYPDEMDDFLKINPGLASRFPIQLSFSNYSATELSGIASEMLKERQYCLTKEAERRLFNHLVHVCSESSYNFSNARYVRNVIEEAIRKHAWRVVCSLDQRKSTLMTLQPEDFAEIQSRYNYH; encoded by the coding sequence GTGCAATCGCAGGCAAAGGCAGTAAAACCTGGTACGATCAATATTGTACTAAACGAATCGAAAGGGAAAGAAACTCCGGTTCAACAAGTCCAATCCAAAGAGAATACGTTGACTCCTTTTCGTAAAATTGATGATTATTTCTCTTCCATCATAGGGATGGAAAATTTAAAGGTCCGTATAAAGGAGATTTATGCCCAGGTTTTAGTCGCTCAAAAGAGAAAAGATGTCGGATTGAAATCAAATGGGCAGGTTTTACACATGGTTTTCAAAGGAAATCCTGGTACGGGTAAAACGACTATTGCCCGTATGGTAGCAAAACTCTTTAGTGAAATCGATGTGCTTGAGAAAGGTCATTTTATAGAAGCAGATCGAAGTGATTTGGTAGGCGAGTATATTGGGCATACCGCGCAGAAAACAAAAGACCTGATTCATAAATCCCTAGGAGGTGTACTCTTCATTGATGAAGCGTACTCACTTGCACGCGGAGGGGAAAAGGATTTTGGGAAAGAAGCGATTGATACGATTGTTAAATGCATGGAGGATCACCATGATGAATTAATTATTATCTTGGCAGGGTACCCTGATGAGATGGATGATTTTCTAAAAATCAATCCGGGTCTTGCTTCGAGATTTCCTATTCAATTATCTTTTTCTAATTACTCTGCAACAGAGTTATCAGGAATAGCTTCTGAGATGTTGAAAGAACGACAGTATTGCTTGACGAAGGAAGCGGAAAGAAGATTGTTCAATCACCTTGTGCACGTCTGTTCGGAATCATCGTATAACTTTTCTAATGCAAGGTATGTGCGCAATGTAATTGAGGAAGCTATAAGAAAGCACGCCTGGAGGGTTGTATGCAGTCTTGATCAGCGTAAATCAACTTTGATGACGCTTCAGCCGGAGGATTTTGCTGAAATCCAATCACGCTATAACTACCATTAA
- the hfq gene encoding RNA chaperone Hfq — MAQSVNIQDNYLNQLRKERMQVTCFLLNGFQLRGVVKAFDNFTVLLETEGKQQLIFKHAISTFAPMKNVSLDKE; from the coding sequence ATGGCCCAATCCGTAAATATTCAAGACAACTATTTAAATCAATTGAGGAAAGAGCGTATGCAGGTGACTTGCTTTCTACTAAACGGCTTCCAATTACGCGGTGTTGTTAAGGCGTTTGATAACTTTACCGTGCTCCTTGAAACAGAAGGGAAGCAGCAGTTAATTTTCAAACATGCGATTTCGACTTTTGCACCGATGAAAAACGTTTCATTGGATAAGGAATAA
- the miaA gene encoding tRNA (adenosine(37)-N6)-dimethylallyltransferase MiaA — protein sequence MKKPKVISVVGPTAVGKSKLGVHIAKHFGGEVISGDSMQIYKSMDIGTAKVTKEEMEGIPHHMIDLKDPSEDFSVAEFQETVQNLIYKIDKNGKLPVIVGGTGLYIQATLYDFNFSETKKDDAVIKKLEEEAKERGMQHMYDRLKSVDPEQASRIHPNNERRVLRALEVYETTGKVMSDYQEEQPDESPFSPIIIGLEMDRNQLYDRINKRVDKMVDEGLVEEVRSLYEQGLEDQQSMKAIGYKELIPYFKGEYGLNDAIELLKRNSRRYAKRQYTYFRNKMDVNWYEVTEDDYEEKFATILADLAGMLK from the coding sequence ATGAAAAAACCAAAAGTCATTTCTGTAGTTGGACCGACTGCGGTGGGGAAGTCAAAACTCGGAGTCCATATCGCTAAGCATTTTGGCGGGGAAGTCATCAGTGGAGATTCTATGCAAATTTACAAGTCAATGGATATCGGAACAGCCAAAGTGACAAAAGAAGAAATGGAAGGAATTCCACACCACATGATTGATTTAAAGGATCCTTCTGAAGATTTTTCAGTTGCAGAATTTCAAGAAACTGTACAAAATTTGATATATAAAATAGATAAGAATGGTAAACTTCCTGTCATTGTGGGAGGTACAGGTCTTTACATACAAGCAACCCTTTATGATTTCAATTTCTCTGAAACAAAGAAAGATGATGCAGTGATTAAGAAGTTAGAAGAGGAAGCAAAAGAACGAGGAATGCAGCACATGTACGATCGCTTGAAGTCAGTCGATCCTGAGCAAGCGAGCAGAATTCATCCTAATAACGAACGGCGTGTATTGAGAGCGCTGGAAGTCTACGAAACAACAGGCAAGGTCATGAGCGATTATCAGGAGGAACAACCAGATGAGTCTCCTTTCAGCCCCATCATCATTGGTTTAGAAATGGATCGTAATCAGCTATATGACCGAATAAACAAAAGGGTCGATAAAATGGTAGATGAAGGGCTGGTAGAAGAAGTAAGAAGTCTTTATGAACAAGGGCTGGAAGATCAACAATCTATGAAAGCCATTGGATACAAGGAGCTGATTCCATACTTTAAAGGTGAATATGGCTTGAACGATGCGATTGAACTTTTAAAACGTAACTCCCGCCGTTACGCTAAACGACAATACACGTACTTTAGAAACAAAATGGATGTAAACTGGTATGAAGTGACGGAAGATGATTACGAAGAGAAATTTGCAACAATTTTGGCCGATCTTGCAGGAATGCTGAAGTAA
- a CDS encoding helix-turn-helix domain-containing protein, with amino-acid sequence MVHERIRSLRKDRGFTQTMLAEKVGVSAQVVSNWERNYTSPDLIDLTKIAHALHTTADYLLGLSDELEDEMREIKQLLETKGYDKPVFFDKKAWFGIQPDEIKQIDNYFRFLLQQKNIS; translated from the coding sequence GTGGTACATGAAAGAATTCGTTCACTTAGGAAAGATAGAGGTTTCACACAAACGATGTTAGCTGAAAAAGTCGGTGTGTCTGCCCAGGTCGTCTCAAATTGGGAACGGAATTATACTTCTCCGGATTTGATCGACTTGACGAAGATTGCTCATGCACTTCATACCACTGCGGATTATCTTTTAGGTCTCAGCGATGAGCTGGAAGATGAAATGCGTGAGATTAAACAACTCCTCGAAACCAAAGGTTATGATAAACCTGTGTTTTTTGATAAAAAAGCATGGTTCGGTATTCAGCCTGATGAAATCAAACAGATCGATAATTATTTCCGTTTTTTATTGCAACAAAAAAATATATCATGA
- the mutL gene encoding DNA mismatch repair endonuclease MutL, whose protein sequence is MGRIQLMPDHLSNKIAAGEVVERPASVVKELVENSIDAGAAWVNVELLEAGLERIRITDNGAGMDQEDCERAFYRHATSKISNENDLFHVRTLGFRGEALASIAAVSRLTIQTSTGNEAGTKLDLEGGKLVNESKSDARQGTDITVEELFFNTPARLKYMKTIHTELGHITDVMNRMALAHPEVKFTCTHNEKQIFQTNGRGDLLQVVANIYGVNVARKMVPIEAETLDFKVKGYVAKPEIYRASRNYMSTIVNGRFIRHIPLNKAVLQGYHTLLPIGKSPIVVLNIEMDPILVDVNVHPSKLEVRFSKEKELFEVLEETIRRAFRKETLIPNVEQSKPKPKKQLSTQGTFNFDHDHKEEAHQKREESIDHLMKETLPPKTKDNYSNQQDEVLKEMTTKFEPLQEKTEEKEETNHQHEEAVDRVPTMYPIGQLHGTYILAQNEEGMYIVDQHAAQERIKYEFFRDKLAEVDHEVQELLVPMTFDFSRQEALRIEEYKEELEKVGLFFEPFGDNSFIVRSHPQWFPKGFEEEVIYEMIDQLTNKERIDILKLREEAAILMSCKRSIKANHYLNQSDMFQLLEDLRKSTDPFTCPHGRPIIVFFSEYEMEKMFKRVMS, encoded by the coding sequence ATGGGGCGAATCCAACTCATGCCAGACCATTTGTCCAATAAAATAGCTGCCGGGGAAGTTGTCGAGCGCCCAGCCTCTGTCGTAAAAGAGTTAGTAGAAAACAGCATTGATGCAGGGGCTGCTTGGGTCAATGTTGAACTATTAGAAGCAGGACTTGAGAGGATTCGGATAACAGATAACGGTGCCGGCATGGATCAGGAAGATTGCGAACGGGCGTTTTACCGGCATGCCACAAGTAAAATAAGTAATGAAAATGATCTTTTTCATGTACGAACACTTGGCTTCCGCGGCGAGGCTCTTGCGAGTATTGCCGCTGTAAGCCGTCTTACGATTCAAACCTCAACTGGAAATGAGGCTGGAACAAAACTGGATCTCGAAGGCGGTAAACTCGTCAATGAAAGTAAAAGCGATGCAAGGCAGGGAACAGATATCACTGTGGAGGAGTTATTTTTCAACACGCCTGCCCGTTTAAAATATATGAAGACCATCCACACAGAGCTTGGTCATATAACAGATGTCATGAATCGCATGGCACTTGCACACCCAGAAGTGAAGTTCACCTGCACGCACAATGAAAAGCAGATCTTTCAAACGAATGGGCGGGGAGATTTGCTTCAAGTCGTAGCAAACATTTATGGGGTCAATGTTGCACGAAAGATGGTTCCGATCGAAGCAGAAACACTGGATTTTAAAGTGAAAGGGTATGTAGCTAAACCCGAAATCTATAGAGCTTCACGTAATTATATGTCAACCATTGTTAATGGGCGTTTTATTAGGCATATTCCTTTAAATAAAGCTGTTTTACAGGGGTATCACACCTTGCTTCCGATAGGAAAAAGTCCAATTGTTGTGTTGAATATTGAAATGGACCCAATTCTCGTCGATGTCAACGTTCATCCTTCAAAACTGGAAGTACGATTCAGTAAGGAAAAAGAATTGTTCGAGGTTCTTGAAGAAACCATTCGTCGAGCATTTCGGAAAGAGACGTTGATTCCTAATGTTGAGCAGTCCAAGCCTAAGCCGAAAAAGCAACTAAGTACCCAGGGGACATTTAACTTCGACCACGACCATAAAGAAGAAGCTCACCAAAAGCGGGAAGAGTCGATAGATCATCTTATGAAAGAGACGCTGCCGCCTAAGACAAAGGACAATTACTCTAATCAGCAAGATGAGGTCCTTAAAGAAATGACAACAAAGTTTGAACCACTTCAGGAGAAAACAGAAGAAAAAGAAGAAACAAATCATCAACATGAAGAAGCAGTAGACCGAGTACCGACCATGTATCCGATCGGTCAACTTCATGGGACCTATATATTGGCTCAAAATGAAGAAGGTATGTACATTGTCGATCAGCATGCAGCTCAGGAAAGAATTAAATACGAATTTTTCCGTGACAAGCTGGCAGAAGTAGATCATGAAGTTCAGGAATTGCTTGTGCCAATGACCTTTGATTTCTCAAGACAAGAAGCTCTCCGTATTGAAGAGTACAAAGAAGAACTTGAGAAAGTCGGTCTATTCTTTGAACCTTTCGGAGACAACAGTTTTATTGTAAGGAGTCATCCCCAATGGTTTCCAAAAGGTTTTGAAGAAGAAGTGATCTATGAAATGATCGATCAGCTTACGAACAAAGAGCGGATAGATATATTAAAATTAAGAGAAGAAGCTGCTATTTTAATGTCGTGTAAACGTTCAATCAAAGCAAATCATTATCTGAATCAATCAGACATGTTTCAACTGCTTGAAGATCTCAGAAAATCAACAGATCCCTTTACTTGTCCTCATGGCAGGCCCATTATCGTTTTCTTCTCAGAATATGAGATGGAGAAAATGTTCAAGAGAGTGATGTCGTGA